From a single Kryptolebias marmoratus isolate JLee-2015 linkage group LG17, ASM164957v2, whole genome shotgun sequence genomic region:
- the gngt2b gene encoding guanine nucleotide-binding protein G(I)/G(S)/G(O) subunit gamma-T2b, translating to MARDMSDKEILKMELDQLKKEVSTPRTPVSANCTETIAFVEGLSPNDQLIKGVSDDKNPYKGDKGGCILT from the exons ATGGCTCGGGATATGTCAGATAAAGAAATCCTGAAgatggagctggaccagttgaAAAAGGAAGTCAGCACACCAAGAACCCCG GTGAGTGCAAACTGCACGGAAACTATTGCTTTTGTCGAAGGACTGTCGCCAAACGACCAGCTGATCAAGGGCGTTTCAGATGACAAGAACCCCTACAAGGGAGACAAAGGAGGCTGTATATTAACATAG
- the lsm12b gene encoding protein LSM12 homolog A, with protein MAAPGPGEYFSVGSHVSCLTCLGQRLQGEVVAFDYQSKMLTLKCASSSGKSNLNDVILINLAYVSEVEIINDRTETPPPLASLNVSKLANRARTEKEDKLSQAYAISAGVSVEGQQLFQTIHKTIKDCKWQEKNIIVMDDVVISPPYQVENCRGKEGSALSHVRKIVEKHFRDVESQKSMQRSQAQQTQKDSTLSS; from the exons ATGGCGGCTCCTGGACCGGGGGAGTATTTCAGCGTCGGGAGCCATGTCTCTTGCCTCACCTGCTTGGGCCAGCGGCTCCAGGGAGAAGTGGTCGCGTTTGATTACCAGTCCAAGATGTTAACCCTGA AATGTGCTTCCTCCAGCGGTAAGTCAAACCTCAACGACGTCATCCTGATCAACTTAGCCTATGTTTCTGAGGTGGAAATAATAAACGACCGGACTGAGACTCCACCTCCACTAGCATCTCTGAATGTTAGCAAG CTTGCCAATCGAGCACGGACAGAAAAGGAAGACAAGCTGTCCCAAGCCTATGCAATCAGTGCTGGGGTTTCTGTGGAGGGCCAGCAGCTATTCCAGACTATTCACAAAAC CATCAAAGACTGTAAATGGCAGGAGAAGAACATTATTGTGATGGACGATGTCGTAATCTCACCGCCTTACCAGGTCGAGAACTGCAGAGGCAAAGAGGGAAGCGCTTTAAGTCACGTACGCAAAATA GTTGAGAAACATTTTAGAGACGTGGAAAGTCAGAAGTCCATGCAACGTTCACAAgcacagcaaacacagaaggacTCCACTTTATCTTCTTGA
- the LOC108249453 gene encoding reticulon-4 receptor-like 2 → MFSSRCVMLCLVPLLPLLSAVSGSRPCPGSCLCYESSDLVDCRSRGLHQVPPGVPHGGWLLDLSGNKLKEVRTRSFVGLWSIKILLLSNNSIHVLHPQCLSSLQFLERLDLSFNRLRRLPQDLTRSLSCLQELRLDHNLLQHVDSSSLGDSDNLRKLDLSHNRIRTVDVRAFSGLSRLRFLSLQGNRLNVLREGLLSRQQSLEVLLLGHNNISEIQTEALAPLRSLTLLGLQGNQLEHIKFKSFLKLQTTSTHLQMSLNPWMCDCDLQRVFGKIQHVRHLHVEDYQDIVCHAPPQQADSPLSSMDSQLCMAETASVLVITITVMLAVVGALVKAERNRKNKQAASDAEAQEK, encoded by the exons ATGTTCTCCAGCCGCTGCGTGATGCTCTGCCTGGTTcctctgctgcctctgctgAGCGCCGTGTCGGGCTCCAGGCCGTGCCCCGGCTCCTGCCTGTGCTACGAGTCCTCGGACCTGGTGGACTGCAGGTCTCGTGGGCTGCACCAGGTCCCCCCAGGAGTGCCCCACGGCGGCTGGCTGCTGGATCTGAGCGGGAACAAGCTGAAGGAGGTGCGCACCAGATCGTTCGTGGGACTGTGGTCCATCAAGATCCTCCTCCTGTCCAACAACAGCATCCATGTTCTGCATCCACAG TGTCTGTCGTCGCTGCAGTTTCTGGAGAGGCTGGACCTGAGCTTCAACCGGCTGCGTCGGCTCCCTCAGGATCTCACGAGGAGTCTGTCCTGCCTCCAGGAGCTCCGGCTGGACCACAACCTGCTGCAGCACGTGGACTCGTCCTCTCTGGGAGACTCGGACAACCTGAGGAAACTGGACCTCAGCCACAACCGGATCCGAACGGTGGATGTCAGAGCCTTCAGCGGCCTGTCTCGCCTGCGCTTCCTCAGCCTGCAGGGGAACAGGCTGAACGTGCTCAGAGAGGGCCTGCTGAGCCGGCAGCAGAGCCTGGAGGTCCTGCTGCTCGGCCACAACAACATTTCAGAGATCCAGACCGAAGCTCTGGCTCCGCTGCGCAGCCTCACCCTGCTGGGGCTCCAGGGGAACCAGCTGGAGCACATCAAGTTCAAGAGCTTCCTGAAGCTGCAGACCACCAGCACCCACCTGCAGATGTCCCTCAACCCCTGGATGTGTGACTGCGACCTGCAGCGCGTCTTCGGGAAGATCCAGCACGTCCGACACCTGCACGTGGAGGACTACCAGGACATCGTCTGCCACGCCCCTCCTCAGCAGGCCGACAGCCCCCTGTCCTCCATGGACAGCCAGCTGTGCATGGCCGAGACGGCCTCGGTGCTCGTCATCACCATCACCGTGATGCTGGCCGTGGTCGGGGCACTGGTCAAAGCAGAACGCAACCGCAAGAACAAGCAAGCTGCGAGTGACGCGGAGGCTCAGGAGAAATGA
- the g6pc3 gene encoding glucose-6-phosphatase 3, giving the protein MESVYTQGIWLAETLQQRTRSLENAWVVITYIGDPKAAFLLVFPFTYFISKRAGVAVLWVAAISEWLNLVFKWMLFGERPFWWIGESGLFVSVQPKVQQFPSTCETGPGSPSGHAMVTAAVWWVVVSSLGSSLYSHTHSVLLSAAPCLLYVLILVAVGLSRIFILAHFPHQVVAGCITGFILGMVLRRRVPEGRPLLFFFSLSVGLLLSAVMLHVGLQQLGIDLSWSIALAKKWCSHAEWIRLDTAPFSSLTRDCGALLGLGLAQYWKPGGWSLPWAPRALSLAVSSMGLYHVNRLPLPVRPQGLFYGLFFVKFVLVPQVVMVFVPGLVHFFTHKKKKN; this is encoded by the exons ATGGAGTCGGTGTACACGCAGGGCATTTGGCTGGCCGAAACTCTCCAGCAGCGGACACGGAGTCTGGAAAACGCCTGGGTTGTCATCACTTACATCGGAGACCCTAAAGCAGCGTTTCTGCTCGTCTTTCCTTTCACGTATTTTATCAGCAAACGAGCCGGGGTTGCGGTGCTCTGGGTCGCAGCCATATCGGAGTGGTTAAACCTGGTGTTTAAAtg GATGCTGTTCGGAGAAAGGCCATTCTGGTGGATAGGTGAATCCGGTTTATTTGTCAGCGTGCAACCTAAAGTTCAGCAGTTTCCATCTACCTGCGAAACGGGCCCAG GGAGTCCATCAGGACACGCAATGGTGAcggcagccgtctggtgggttGTGGTGTCCTCGCTGGGATCGTCTCTGTACTCTCATACTCACAG TGTGCTGCTGTCAGCTGCTCCCTGCCTGCTTTACGTCCTGATTCTGGTTGCAGTCGGACTATCCAGGATCTTCATCCTCGCCCATTTCCCTCATCAGGTCGTTGCTGGGTGCATCACAG GTTTTATTCTGGGTATGGTTCTGAGGCGTAGAGTACCAGAAGGGCGCCCCCTGCTGTTCTTCTTCAGCCTCAGCGTCGGCCTGTTGCTCAGCGCCGTGATGCTCCATGTGGGACTGCAGCAACTTGGAATTGACCTCTCATG GTCCATTGCTTTGGCTAAGAAGTGGTGCAGCCATGCAGAGTGGATCCGTTTGGACACGGCCCCGTTCTCCTCCCTGACCCGGGACTGCGGCGCTCTCCTCGGTCTGGGTCTGGCCCAGTACTGGAAGCCCGGCGGATGGTCTCTGCCGTGGGCTCCGAGGGCCTTGTCTTTGGCAGTTTCATCCATGGGGCTGTACCACGTGAATCGTCTGCCGCTGCCCGTCAGACCCCAGGGCCTCTTCTACGGCTTGTTCTTCGTCAAATTTGTCCTCGTGCCTCAGGTGGTTATGGTGTTCGTTCCAGGACTGGTTCACTtcttcacacacaaaaagaaaaaaaactaa
- the tmem101 gene encoding transmembrane protein 101: MAGPSRKQMLRFLSQLGAFILTRFGFWNCFSMLMLFAERADSKRKPDILIPYLYVDMAVAVLCSSFMSFGVKRRWFALCAAVQLAVSTYASYVGEQVHYGDWLKVRMYSRALAIIGGFLVLSSGAGEIYRQKARSRSLQSTGQIFLGIYLICVVYSLQHSKEDRQAYLNHIAGGEITLMLMEVLFGVLALAFLSGCYVRLAAQILATVLPLVVLLIDGNISYWHNNCKVEFWNQMKLIGHNVGIFGAVLILATDG; this comes from the exons ATGGCGGGTCCCAGTAGAAAGCAGATGTTACGGTTTCTCAGCCAGCTTGGGGCGTTTATTTTGACCCGTTTCGGGTTCTGGAACTGCTTCAGCATGCTAATGCTCTTTGCTGAAAGAGCGGactcaaaaag aaAGCCGGACATCCTCATACCGTATCTGTACGTGGACATGGCGGTGGCAGTCCTCTGCTCCAGCTTTATGTCCTTCGGCGTGAAGAGGAGGTGGTTCGCTCTGTGCGCCGCCGTTCAGCTGGCCGTCAGCACTTATGCATCCTATGTTGGAGAACAGGTGCATTATGGGGACTGGCTGAAG GTCCGGATGTACTCTAGAGCGCTGGCGATCATCGGGGGCTTCCTGGTTCTGTCCAGCGGCGCGGGAGAGATCTACAGACAGAAAGCACGCAGCAGATCCCTGCAGTCCACTGGGCAGATATTTCTGGGGATCTACCTTATCTGTGTG GTGTACTCCCTGCAGCACAGCAAAGAGGACCGACAGGCCTATCTGAACCACATCGCCGGAGGGGAGATCACTCTGATGCTGATGGAGGTTCTGTTCGGAGTTCTGGCTCTGGCCTTCCTCTCCGGTTGTTACGTCCGCCTGGCGGCTCAGATCCTGGCCACCGTCCTTCCTCTGGTCGTTCTCCTCATCGACGGCAACATCAGTTACTGGCACAACAACTGCAAGGTGGAGTTCTGGAACCAGATGAAGCTGATAGGCCACAACGTGGGCATCTTCGGCGCCGTGTTGATTCTAGCCACTGACGGTTAA